GAACAACAGGTGACCGTCATCGATGCGGTACAACTCGCGGACCTTGCCACTGGCCAAGTGCTGGTAGTCGGACAGAGCGGGACGCATCGGGACAGCGTAGCCGGGCGACGATGCGGGCCCGGAAGGCCCGCTGAGGAGCCGGCCATCAAACCGAGACGCCATTCGTCGAGCGTCGATTTGTCGGGCCGGATCACGGCGATTGGCTCAACAAGTCGACCCTGGAAATACTCAGCGGTATGAAATCGCGGTTTGTCCCCTACGCCAACACTCCGGGCCGGCTGCTCGCCCAGTTAGTGAGCGACGCGGTGGTGGTGATCTGGTCATTCGTGTGGGCGCTCGTCGGCGTGGCCGTGCACAGTGCGGTCGCGACGATCGCCGAGGTGGGCCGGCAGGTCCAGGGCGGCGCCAATGGAGTGGCCGTGAATCTGAACTCGGCCGGTCATAGCGCCGACAACATCCCGCTGATCGGAGGGGCCTTCAGCGGACCGCTCAAAGCGGGCAGTAAGGCCGCCCTCGACATCGCCGGCGCCGGCCACAACCTGGACAGCACCGCGAGCTGGCTGGCGATCGTCCTGGCGCTGGCGGTCGCCGCACCCCCGACACTCGGTGTGGTCGTGCCGTGGCTGGTATTGCGGATCCGATTCGTCCGGCGCAAGTTGACCGTGGGTGCGCTTGCCACGACCTCCGCAGGTGCGCAACTGTTGGCGTTGCGGGCGTTGGCCAACCGGCCATTGGGCAAGCTCACCGCGGTCACCCCTGACCCGGTTGGCGCGTGGCGGGCCGGCGACCCGCACGCCATTCACGGCCTGGCCGCCATCGAATTGCGTTCGGCTGGAATGGCCGTCAGGACGCGCTAGCGGAGCTCCACGACCAGATGCCGGATGCCGGTGTGCCGGTTGCTGCGCGTCCACTCGACGTCGCGGACCACCCGCACGTCGCCGAAGCGGGTCAGCAGTTCTTCGAACAGCACCCGCAGTTCCAGGCGAGCCAGGTTCGCGCCCAGGCAGTAGTGCACACCTTGCCCAAAGCCGAGGTGCGGGTTGGGCTTTCGCGCAATATCGAAGACGTCGGCATCATCGAATGCAGCCTCGTCGCGGTTGGCTGAACCTTCCCAGATCATCACCTTCTGCCCGGCCGCGATCGACACGTCTCCAAGTGCTACATCACAGGTGGCGGTCCGCCGTTTTGACGGCGACGGCGAGGTCCACCTGACCATTTCCTCGACCGCGACCGGTAGTGCCTCGAGATCGTCACGCAGTAAACGCAATTGCTCGGGATGCTCGGCCAGCGCCAACAGCCCGCCCGCCACCGCGTTTCGCGTGGTCTCGGCTCCGGCGCTGAACAGCAGGCTGAAGAACAGATACAACTCGAGATCGGACATGGCCGGGCCGTCGTCGGCGCCCGCGTTGGCCACCGCCGACAGCATGTCGTCGGTCGGCTGTGCTCGCTTCGACGCGATCAACTCCTGCCCGTAGGTGTACATCCGCGAGCCGGCCTCCTCGGCCGACAGCTGGGACGTGGTAGCCGTCCGCGCGTCACCGAAGTCGAACTGCGGCTCGATCGCCTCGAACAGCCAATGCCGTTCGGATTCAGGCACTCCCAACAGGATGCAGATCATCTGCATTGGCAACTCGGCGGCGACATCGACCACGAAGTCGAACCGCTCGCCGGGCACCACCGCGTCCAGCAGCCGGCGGGTCCTGGTGCGCAAGTCGTCCTCGACCAGGCCGATCATCCGCGGCGTCAGCCCGGAGCTGACGAGTCGGCGAACTTGTGCGTGCCGCGGGTCATCCATCATGTTGAGCACCTGGCCGGCGATGGTCAAATCCTGCAGCAGGGTTCCGCCGAACGGGCGCTCGCCGCCGGTGACCGACGAGAACGTCACCGGATCTTTAAGTACGGCAAGCGTTCCCGCGTACGAGGCGATGGACCAGAAGCCCTCCCCGTCGGGCGTGTGCTCAGTCGGGTGGTGCCAGTAGATTGGCGCATCACGGCGATGGATTGCGAAGAGGTCGTGAGGAAAACCGCTGGCGAAATTGTCCAGATCGGTGAAATCGACCTCCGCAAGCGTCACAGGATGGCGCCCGGCGTGTACTTCGCCGCGTCGGGATAGCGCGCTACCAGCGCTTCGACCTCCGCGATCACCGTGTCGACCTGATCACCGGCCGCGCCGATGAACGACTGCCGGTCGGCTAGGGCGGATTCGATCGCGGCGCGGTCCAACGGTAGCCGCGGATCACCGGCCAGCCGGCCGGGGAGATCAGGCTCGACGCCCTGCTCACGCATGGCCAGGGCCGCTGCGACCGCGTGCTCTTTGATCACCTCGTGCGCCGTTTCCCGGCCCACTCCGGCACGCACCGCCGCCATCAAAACCTTGGTGGTAGCCAGGAACGGCAGGTAGCGGTCGAGCTCACGCTGGATCACCGCGGGGTAGGCGCCGAATTCGTCGAGCACGGTCAGCATGGTCTCGATCTGGCCGTCGATGGCAAAAAAGCTGTCCGGCAACGTAACCCGGCGTACCACCGAGCAGAAGACGTCACCCTCGTTCCACTGCGCGCCCGCGAGTTCGGCCGCCATGGATCCGTAGCCGCGCAGAATGACCTGGAGCCCGTTGACGCGCTCGCAGCTGCGGGTGTTCATCTTGTGCGGCATCGCCGAGGAGCCGACCTGGCCTTGCGCAAAGCCTTCAGTGACGAGGTCGTGCCCGGCCATCAATCGGATGGTGTGCGCCAGCGACGACGGGCCGGCGCCGAGCTGCACCAGCGCCGACACCACATCGTGGTCGAGCGAACGCGGGTATACCTGCCCGACGCTGGTCAAAACTTCTGCAAATCCCAAGAATTCGGCGATGCGGCGTTCGAGGTCGTCAAGCTTGGCCGCAT
This genomic stretch from Mycobacterium paraterrae harbors:
- the purB gene encoding adenylosuccinate lyase gives rise to the protein MTIPNVLANRYASAEMVAIWSPEAKIVAERRLWLAVLRAQTELGVDVPAAAIADYERVLEDVDLGSIAARERVTRHDVKARIEEFNALAGHEHVHKGMTSRDLTENVEQLQVRRSLELVFAHGVAVVARLAERAASYRDLVMAGRSHNVAAQATTLGKRFASAAQETLVALTRLRELIDRYPLRGIKGPMGTAQDMLDLLGGDAAKLDDLERRIAEFLGFAEVLTSVGQVYPRSLDHDVVSALVQLGAGPSSLAHTIRLMAGHDLVTEGFAQGQVGSSAMPHKMNTRSCERVNGLQVILRGYGSMAAELAGAQWNEGDVFCSVVRRVTLPDSFFAIDGQIETMLTVLDEFGAYPAVIQRELDRYLPFLATTKVLMAAVRAGVGRETAHEVIKEHAVAAALAMREQGVEPDLPGRLAGDPRLPLDRAAIESALADRQSFIGAAGDQVDTVIAEVEALVARYPDAAKYTPGAIL
- a CDS encoding cytochrome P450, coding for MTLAEVDFTDLDNFASGFPHDLFAIHRRDAPIYWHHPTEHTPDGEGFWSIASYAGTLAVLKDPVTFSSVTGGERPFGGTLLQDLTIAGQVLNMMDDPRHAQVRRLVSSGLTPRMIGLVEDDLRTRTRRLLDAVVPGERFDFVVDVAAELPMQMICILLGVPESERHWLFEAIEPQFDFGDARTATTSQLSAEEAGSRMYTYGQELIASKRAQPTDDMLSAVANAGADDGPAMSDLELYLFFSLLFSAGAETTRNAVAGGLLALAEHPEQLRLLRDDLEALPVAVEEMVRWTSPSPSKRRTATCDVALGDVSIAAGQKVMIWEGSANRDEAAFDDADVFDIARKPNPHLGFGQGVHYCLGANLARLELRVLFEELLTRFGDVRVVRDVEWTRSNRHTGIRHLVVELR